A window from Cardinium endosymbiont of Culicoides punctatus encodes these proteins:
- the lon gene encoding endopeptidase La, with the protein MYLNKSLVMGGALASGWSEDGLGGMIELITSDETEQISDSHGNVRVPILALRNTVLFPNVVVPITIKERHTVNLVDTIHERDGILGIIAQRNPETFEGKQSDVFEIGTIAKVIKVINFPNGKTIALVHGKQKFKTVQIFEEPSGLEATIKLLTDLPYKEDKKNLALIQSLKDVAIKILKFRSDIPSEAHAMLANIKKIDFLTCFLASNLNTDVSYKQKLLELNSSIKRASLLLKYLYKELEISELKKEIHDKVHADINQQQRDYYLRQQVKILQDELGETDLSDEIEVLRQKGAKKQWPKEVEACFKKELDKAERMSTYSPDYSITINHAELLLELPWGVYTKDNLDLKRAKKILDADHYGIEKVKDRLIEYMAVLQLKKNMKGPILCLCGPPGVGKTSLGKSIARAMGRKYGRIALGGLNDEAEIRGHRKTYIGAMPGKIIHNIQRLGSSNPIIVLDEIDKLDGMRGDPSAALLEVLDPEQNNSFVDNFLEVSYDLSNVLFIATANSIDRIPIALQDRMEVIDVSGYVLEEKVEIAKKYLLQKQRKEHGLKASECVIQDNALAYIVEYYTRESGVRELSRQIANVCRKIAKSIALGETYIKKVQREDIPNILGSEIFDNAKYQQTTIPGVSVGLAWTAAGGEILFIESVLNKGKGRINLSGHLGDVMKESAMTALSYLKANEQYLDMPQDIFENYDLHIHVPAGAVPKDGPSAGITLFTSLASLYTQKKVKDKLAMTGEITLRGQVLPVGGIKEKILAAKRVGMKEIILSSKNKKDVQEIKETYRADLIFHYVDSVDEVYRLALETDKVLNAKVWYNKSATNVDMA; encoded by the coding sequence ATGTACTTGAATAAGTCACTGGTAATGGGTGGTGCGCTTGCATCTGGATGGAGTGAAGATGGACTTGGTGGAATGATAGAACTTATCACTTCCGATGAAACAGAGCAAATTTCTGATAGTCATGGCAACGTAAGAGTACCTATACTTGCATTGCGTAATACAGTTCTTTTCCCTAACGTTGTAGTGCCTATTACAATAAAAGAAAGGCATACGGTAAACTTAGTAGATACCATACATGAACGTGATGGTATACTAGGAATCATTGCACAACGCAATCCAGAAACTTTTGAAGGGAAACAAAGTGATGTTTTTGAAATTGGTACTATTGCTAAAGTTATTAAGGTTATCAACTTCCCAAACGGAAAAACTATTGCCCTAGTACATGGAAAACAGAAGTTTAAAACCGTTCAAATCTTTGAAGAACCTTCTGGATTAGAAGCAACTATTAAGTTGTTAACAGATCTTCCATATAAAGAAGACAAAAAAAATCTTGCATTAATACAGTCATTAAAAGATGTAGCTATCAAGATTCTTAAATTCAGATCTGATATACCTAGTGAAGCACATGCTATGCTTGCTAATATTAAAAAGATCGACTTTCTTACTTGCTTTTTAGCTTCAAACCTGAATACAGATGTTTCCTACAAACAAAAGTTATTGGAATTAAATAGTAGTATTAAGCGGGCAAGTTTACTTTTGAAGTATCTTTATAAGGAGTTAGAAATTTCTGAACTAAAAAAAGAAATCCATGACAAAGTACATGCAGATATTAACCAACAACAAAGAGATTATTACCTAAGACAACAGGTTAAAATTCTGCAGGATGAACTAGGAGAAACTGACCTATCTGATGAGATAGAGGTATTACGTCAGAAAGGAGCAAAAAAACAGTGGCCTAAAGAAGTTGAAGCTTGTTTTAAGAAAGAGCTGGATAAAGCTGAACGTATGAGTACGTATAGTCCAGATTATTCTATTACGATCAATCATGCGGAACTATTATTAGAACTCCCTTGGGGTGTATATACAAAGGATAACTTAGATTTAAAACGAGCCAAAAAAATCTTAGATGCAGATCACTATGGTATTGAAAAGGTAAAAGATAGGCTCATAGAATATATGGCTGTTTTACAGCTTAAAAAAAATATGAAGGGTCCTATCTTGTGTTTATGTGGCCCTCCTGGGGTAGGAAAAACCTCTTTAGGAAAATCTATAGCAAGAGCAATGGGTAGAAAGTATGGCCGGATTGCATTAGGAGGACTTAATGATGAAGCAGAAATACGTGGCCATAGAAAGACATACATTGGCGCCATGCCAGGAAAAATTATCCATAATATTCAACGTTTAGGTTCATCCAATCCTATTATTGTATTAGATGAAATAGACAAATTAGATGGTATGCGTGGCGACCCTTCAGCTGCATTATTGGAAGTATTAGATCCAGAACAAAACAATTCTTTTGTAGATAACTTCTTAGAAGTATCTTATGATCTCTCTAATGTTTTGTTTATTGCTACTGCAAATTCAATAGATCGCATTCCTATTGCCTTGCAAGATAGAATGGAAGTAATTGATGTTAGTGGCTATGTATTAGAAGAGAAGGTGGAAATTGCGAAAAAATATCTTTTGCAAAAACAACGCAAGGAACATGGCCTAAAGGCGTCTGAGTGCGTTATTCAAGATAATGCACTAGCTTATATTGTAGAATATTATACAAGGGAATCTGGTGTAAGAGAGCTATCACGTCAAATAGCCAATGTTTGTAGGAAAATTGCCAAATCTATTGCACTAGGAGAAACATATATTAAAAAAGTCCAAAGAGAAGATATCCCTAATATTCTAGGTTCAGAGATATTTGACAATGCAAAGTACCAACAAACTACTATTCCTGGTGTTTCAGTTGGGTTAGCTTGGACTGCTGCTGGTGGAGAAATTCTTTTTATAGAATCTGTATTAAACAAAGGGAAAGGTAGAATTAATCTATCAGGACATTTAGGGGATGTCATGAAAGAGTCTGCTATGACAGCACTCTCTTATCTAAAAGCAAATGAACAATATCTTGACATGCCTCAGGATATCTTTGAGAACTATGATCTTCATATTCACGTTCCTGCTGGTGCCGTTCCTAAGGATGGACCTTCTGCTGGGATTACGTTATTTACTTCCTTGGCTTCGCTTTATACCCAAAAAAAAGTAAAGGATAAATTAGCAATGACAGGAGAAATTACCCTGCGTGGACAAGTTTTACCAGTAGGTGGTATCAAAGAAAAGATTCTAGCCGCAAAACGTGTAGGTATGAAAGAAATCATATTAAGTAGCAAGAATAAAAAAGATGTGCAAGAAATCAAAGAAACCTATCGAGCAGATTTAATATTCCACTATGTGGATTCTGTAGATGAGGTGTATCGTTTAGCTCTTGAAACGGATAAAGTCTTGAATGCAAAAGTTTGGTATAATAAATCAGCTACAAATGTTGATATGGCATAA
- the rseP gene encoding RIP metalloprotease RseP, protein MAFSIKIVQFLITVIQFIVGLLIIVGIHELGHLLLAKLFNMRVNNYIIGFPPKIFKFKFGETEYALGAVPLGGAVQIAGMVDESLDENNLADTPQPWEFRSKPAWQRLIVILGGIIFNLLSGIIIYIGLAYAIGSYCLPKNEVNTYGIMPYGIGIEMGFKEGDKIVKINGKDFNNFYNIFAPNILLSDKSYYTIQRDNQELDIPIPSNFIDRLSENKTKNHIFVEPIYLCIMDIISPNSTVDQAGLVSGDQIVELDNQPALYRHQLVQIAENCSNKTVQIAYLRKGTKMISSIQLDNIGQRLDAMLLKPAPEIVKYSFLQSIPVGLNQAALIIGSQALGIWKLITGKISVSKSLGGPISIAKSFGSEFIWSKFWLQVANLSIVIALMNLIPLPALDGGHALFILYEMLLRRKPSERFLQTAQKMGMILLLFIMLYAFGNDIRKILVALL, encoded by the coding sequence ATGGCATTTTCCATTAAAATAGTTCAATTCCTGATCACCGTCATTCAATTTATAGTAGGATTATTAATTATTGTTGGTATACACGAACTAGGTCATTTACTTTTAGCAAAATTATTTAACATGCGTGTTAATAACTATATCATTGGTTTCCCGCCTAAAATATTCAAATTTAAATTTGGAGAAACGGAATATGCTTTAGGAGCAGTTCCTCTGGGTGGCGCTGTGCAAATTGCAGGTATGGTAGATGAATCCCTGGATGAAAACAACTTGGCTGACACCCCCCAACCTTGGGAATTTCGCTCAAAGCCAGCTTGGCAGCGACTCATTGTCATATTGGGAGGCATTATATTCAATCTCCTCAGTGGCATAATCATATATATAGGATTAGCATATGCAATTGGTTCTTATTGTTTGCCTAAAAATGAGGTAAATACGTATGGAATTATGCCATATGGTATAGGTATTGAAATGGGCTTTAAAGAAGGTGATAAGATTGTAAAAATAAATGGAAAAGACTTTAATAATTTTTACAATATATTCGCTCCCAATATATTACTTTCTGATAAAAGTTACTATACCATTCAGAGAGATAATCAGGAATTAGATATACCTATTCCTTCCAATTTTATAGACCGTTTGTCAGAAAATAAAACGAAAAATCATATTTTTGTAGAGCCTATTTACTTATGTATAATGGATATTATTTCACCAAATAGCACTGTAGATCAAGCAGGTTTAGTATCTGGTGACCAGATTGTTGAATTAGATAACCAACCTGCTCTTTATCGCCATCAGTTGGTTCAAATAGCAGAAAATTGTTCTAATAAAACAGTACAGATAGCTTATCTAAGAAAAGGCACGAAAATGATTTCTTCTATTCAGCTTGATAACATTGGTCAACGATTAGATGCTATGTTGCTTAAACCTGCACCTGAAATTGTAAAATATTCGTTTTTGCAATCCATTCCTGTTGGATTAAACCAAGCTGCCCTAATCATAGGTAGTCAAGCTTTGGGTATTTGGAAATTGATAACTGGTAAAATTTCTGTCAGTAAATCTTTAGGAGGTCCTATTAGCATAGCGAAATCTTTTGGAAGTGAATTTATTTGGTCTAAATTTTGGTTACAAGTAGCTAATTTATCTATAGTTATAGCTTTAATGAATCTAATACCCTTGCCAGCACTAGATGGAGGACATGCCCTATTTATTCTCTATGAAATGCTTCTTAGGAGAAAGCCATCAGAACGCTTTTTACAAACAGCTCAGAAAATGGGCATGATACTTTTATTGTTCATTATGCTTTATGCATTTGGTAATGATATTCGTAAAATTTTAGTAGCTCTGTTATAA
- a CDS encoding TolC family protein, with amino-acid sequence MDLKKHAIFLHLGMLLGVIILKPEVLYAGESPQEILTLQEAIEISLKENITIQNAQQDRKMYVLSNKINNFTTWFPQASLNFAHNSNWTIKESTSFFRLSPILALHWQAGIFFDKIYQAKKCCQENVINKLQTLETVSNELQKVVTCYYALVLAQKKWDISNESIEFATATLNNIQEKFKSGMVSKIDLLNASLALKKANLKVLEQKKNLQEKRRDLNFILNRSLNEVILVESDISVNPTWNLEHITQERVISLKTAIQEKQVSIAEAELSNVKISPFTQLNVSGSIASQGIEYDLKKKKLQKTTSNQSLNWNISLDISSLLLLPARIKQAKITLDKAKLSLIQKKLTVADELETKRWMYDNAIAEYKVLAERLEISKHKLLLLLEKYSLDKIFLKKKYHHKRSKLFDLHEKSEQEVEEAELMLVEQAIKVKEAEFALYQLIGMFHI; translated from the coding sequence ATGGATTTAAAAAAACATGCTATATTTTTGCATTTAGGCATGCTATTGGGTGTTATTATATTGAAACCTGAGGTATTGTATGCAGGAGAATCACCCCAAGAGATTCTAACCCTGCAAGAAGCAATAGAAATTTCTCTAAAAGAGAATATAACCATTCAGAATGCTCAACAAGACAGAAAAATGTATGTTTTATCAAATAAAATTAATAATTTTACAACCTGGTTTCCTCAAGCAAGCTTGAACTTTGCTCATAACAGTAATTGGACAATAAAGGAATCAACCTCTTTCTTTAGATTAAGCCCTATTCTTGCATTGCACTGGCAAGCGGGTATTTTTTTTGATAAAATATATCAAGCAAAAAAATGTTGTCAAGAAAATGTTATAAATAAGTTACAAACACTAGAAACGGTGTCCAATGAGTTACAAAAGGTTGTTACTTGTTATTATGCATTGGTATTAGCTCAAAAAAAATGGGATATTTCTAATGAGTCTATCGAATTTGCTACAGCTACGCTAAATAACATACAAGAAAAGTTTAAATCAGGCATGGTCTCTAAGATAGATTTGTTGAATGCTAGCTTAGCATTGAAAAAAGCAAACCTAAAGGTCCTAGAACAGAAAAAAAATCTTCAAGAAAAACGCAGAGACCTCAATTTTATACTTAATAGATCACTTAATGAAGTAATATTAGTTGAGTCTGACATCTCTGTGAATCCTACATGGAACCTTGAGCATATTACCCAAGAAAGAGTAATTAGCTTAAAAACTGCCATACAAGAAAAACAAGTAAGTATAGCTGAAGCTGAGTTATCTAATGTTAAAATTAGTCCGTTTACACAACTAAATGTTTCAGGTAGTATTGCCTCACAAGGTATTGAATATGATTTAAAGAAAAAAAAATTACAAAAAACCACATCTAATCAATCTTTAAACTGGAATATATCTCTTGATATTAGTTCACTTTTGCTTTTACCAGCACGGATTAAACAAGCAAAAATAACACTAGACAAAGCAAAGCTTAGTCTCATACAGAAAAAGCTAACTGTAGCAGATGAACTAGAAACTAAACGTTGGATGTACGATAATGCCATAGCTGAATATAAGGTATTAGCAGAGAGATTAGAGATAAGCAAACACAAGTTACTTCTCCTTCTTGAGAAGTACAGTCTCGATAAAATTTTTCTAAAGAAGAAATATCATCATAAAAGATCAAAGTTATTTGATTTACATGAAAAATCCGAGCAAGAGGTAGAGGAAGCAGAGCTTATGTTGGTAGAACAAGCTATTAAGGTAAAGGAAGCAGAGTTTGCATTATACCAATTGATTGGCATGTTTCACATATAG